TCGAACGGCAGGCGTCGGAGTTCCTGCCGCGCGCTGAACCTCGGATCGGCCATGACCGTCCGGATCGCCTGGTAGTCGGTGACCAGCCAGCCCTGGTGTCCGTCCGGGTACGCCAGCGGGTGAATGCCCCGGTCCGCCCGCAGCCGTAACAGTTCGGCGGGCGGGTCGAAGGGATTGTCGCGTGTGGTGGGCAACGTGATCGCACCGGAGCGGTCTGCAGTCGTCATCGTCGAGCCTCTCGATTGAGCGGAAGACGTTCGATTCCCCACGACGGTTCACGGGGCGGGCCCGCCCGCCCTCGTGATCGCCGATCACCACAGTACGCAAAGTTCAAGAATTTCGTGAACTTATTGAAGTAGATAGCATCGGCGGATGAGTCAGGACCAGGCACCCGATTCCGGGTCGCCCACCGCCATCGAGGAACGCGACCCCGACGAGATCGCGCGGTTCCTGGAACGGTTCGCGCTGGCGTTCTCCAACACGGGGATACCCAGGATGGCGGCTCGGACCTTCGTCGCGATCATGATCTCCGATGAGGGCACGCGCACCGCCGCAGAACTGTCCGCGCAGTTCGGGGTCGGCGCGTCCGCCATCTCCGGCGCCGTCAAATACCTCGAACAGCTGCGACTGGTGACCCGGGAACGCGATCCGGGCCAGCGCCGTGATCACTACCGGGTCGACGCCGACGTCTGGGGCACGCTGTTTCGGCGCAGGCTCCAATGGCTGGAGGATTGGGATCGGGGAGCCCGCGAGGGCGCCGAACTGCTGGGCCGGTCGACACCTGCGGGTCGTCGGCTCAGCGAGATGGTCGAGATGATGGACTTCCTGGCGGTCGAGCTGCCCGCGATGCTCGGACGTTGGTACGAGCATCGCGACGCCATCCGGGCGGCGGCCGCCGGCTGAAGGGCGGCTCGTTCGGCTTCGGCCCTGCTGGACCCTGCCGGTGGTGGGCACGGCAGATCAGCGTGGGCTCGCCCGGCGCACCACCCGGGCCGTTCTCCGCAGAACGACCGACGGCCGCCGTCATCGCGAGGACGACAGCGACCGCCGGTCGTGGTCGATCGATGATCGGGGTCAGGAACCCGCGATCGACTTCAGTGCCTCTGCTCGATCGGTGCTCTCCCAGGGCAAGGCGCAGTCGGTGCGTCCGAAGTGTCCGTAGGCTGCGGTCTGCGCGTAGATCGGCCGCAGCAGGTCCAGATCACGGATGATGGCCCCGGGGCGCAGGTCGAACACCTCGGCGATCGCCGCCTGGATCTTCAACGGGTCCACCGTCTCGGTCCCGAAGGTCTCCACGAACAGACCGACCGGCGCAGCCTTGCCGATCGCGTACGCGACCTGGACCTCGACCCGGGAGGCCAGGCCTGCGGCGACCACGCTCTTGGCCACCCAACGCATCGCGTAGGCACCGGAGCGGTCGACCTTCGACGGGTCCTTACCGGAGAAGGCGCCGCCGCCGTGCCGCGACATGCCGCCGTAGGTGTCGACGATGATCTTGCGGCCGGTGAGGCCCGCATCGCCCATCGGGCCACCGATGACGAACCGGCCGGTCGGGTTGACCAGCAGCCGGACATCGGAGACGTCCAGGTTCAGGTCGGCGATCTCCGGGTCCACCACCTTGGACCGGACATCGACGCCGAGCATCCGATCGAGGTCGATGTCGGCCGCGTGCTGGGTGGACACGACCACCGTGTCCAGTCGCACCGGCTGATCGCCCGCGTACTCGATCGTCACCTGGGTCTTGCCGTCCGGACGGAGGTAGGGCAGCTCGCCGTTCTTGCGAACGCTGGTCAGCCGCCGGGACAACCGGTGCGCCAGCGCGATCGGCAGCGGCATCAACTCCGGGGTGTCGGAGCAGGCATAGCCGAACATCAGTCCCTGGTCGCCCGCGCCCTGCCTGGCGATCTCGTCCTCGGAACCCTCGACGCGGCTCTCGTGGGCCGTGTCGACGCCCTGGGCGATGTCCGGGGACTGCGAGCCGATCGCGACGTTCACCCCGCAGGAGTGACCGTCGAAGCCCTTGGCCGAGGAGTCGTAGCCGATGCCGAGGATGACCTCGCGGACGATGGTCGGGATGTCGGCGTACGCCTCGGTGGTCACCTCGCCCGCGACGTGCACCTGCCCCGTGGTCACCATGGTCTCGACGGCCACCCGGGACCGGGGATCCTTGCTCAGCAGCGCGTCGAGGACGGAATCGCTGATCGCATCGCAGATCTTATCGGGATGGCCCTCCGTCACCGACTCGGAGGTGAACAACCTGCGGGCGTGCTGACTCACGTGATTCTCCATCCGCTTCCGGCCCCGGTCTGGCTAGTCATACCGGTGCTTCAAGTTGATGACCAGCGTATCCACCGGTGCCCACCACGCCCTCAAGCGTGAAGCAGGGGGAAAACCCCGTCCCACACCATGGACGCGAGCTCCGATTTCGCCCGCCTCGGCAGCGTTTGCTCGCGACCATCGGCGTACAGCAGCCAGCCCTCGTTGTCCTCGGTCTCGAAGGCCCGTCCCTCGCCGACCTCGTTGAGCACCAGGAGATCGCACCCCTTGCGCTGCAACTTGTGCCTGCCATGGTGCAGCACATCGCCCGCGTCGTCCCCGGTTTCGGCGGCAAAACCGACGATCACCGTGTCCGGAGTCCGTCGAGCGACCAGTTCGGCCAGGATGTCGGGGTTTCGGACCAGTTCGAGGGCTGCCGGATCGCTCGCACCCTTCTTGATCTTGTGCTCGGCACGCAGGGTCGGCCGGAAGTCCGCCACCGCCGCCGACATGACGACCACCTCGGCGTCGGGAGCCCGCCGCAGCATCTCCGTACGCAGCTCCTCGGCGCTGCCGACGCGCACGACGTGCACCGCCGCCGGGGTCGGCAGATCGGCGTTGGCCGCCACCAACGTCACCTCGGCGCCGCGCTGCGCGGCGACCCTGGCCAAGGCGTAGCCCTGCCGCCCCGAGGAACGGTTGCCGAGGAAACGCACCGGGTCCAGGGGCTCGCGAGTGCCGCCTGCCGAGATGAGCACGCGACGACCGTCGAGGTCGCGCGGCAGTGCCTCGCGCCGGGCCAGCAGCAGCCGGGACAGCTCGACGATCTCGGCCGGATCGGGCAGCCGGCCCCGGCCGGTGTCCGCGCCGGTCAGCCTGCCGCTGGCCGGCTCGGCGACCACCACGCCACGCTCGCGAAGAGTCGCGACGTTGGCCCTGGTGGCGGGGTGCTCCCACATCTCGGTGTGCATGGCGGGCACCAGCAGGACCGGGCACCGCGCGGTCAGCAGGGTGTTGGTCAGCAGATCGTCGGCCAGACCGTTGGCCGCCTTGGCGATCAGGTCGGCCGTCGCCGGGGCCACCACCACCAGATCGGCGTTCTGCCCGAGCCGCACGTGCGGGACCTCGGGGACGTCGGTGAAGACGTCGGTGCGGACCGGGAGTCCGGAGAGCGCCTCGAAGGTGGCCGCTCCGACGAACCGCAGCGCCGACGCCGTCGGCACCACCCGCACGCGATGACCGGTCTCGGTGAGTCCGCGCAGGACCTCGCAGGCCTTGTACGCGGCGATACCGCCGCCCACCCCCAATATCACCGAGGGCGGGTCGGACTCCGTCGCCGGATCAGGGGTCGACGGTGTCGTCACTCGCCCTCGGTGTGCTCGAGCACGCCCGCGTGGATCTCGCGCAACGAGATCGACAGCGGCTTCTCCCTCGGGCCGGGCTCGACGAGCGGTCCGACGTACTCCAGCAGGCCCTCGCCGAGCTGGGCGTAGTAGTCGTTGATCTGCCTGGCACGCTTCGCGGCGTAGATCACCAGCGCGTACTTGGAGCTGACCTGCTCGAGCAGGTCGTCGATGGGCGGGTTGGTGATGCCCTCAAGGGCGGTGCTCGGCGGCGTGCCGAGTCCACCCAGTTCTGCCGGGGTGATCACGTGGATGACTCCTGGGGTCTGCTCGACGGGCCCGTGGCGCTAGTCCGCGGCTCTACGCGCGGATCGGGCCCGGTCAACAAGGTTAGCAACTGTTCGGCGGCCTGTTCGACATCCTCGTTCACCACGACGACGTCGAACTCGTCGGAGGCCGCGAGTTCACGGCGCGCGGTCTCCAGTCTGCGCCGCACGACCTCGTCCGACTCGGTGCCCCGCCCGACCAACCGGGACACGAGCACATCCCAGCTCGGCGGGGCGATGAACACGGTGAGCGCCTCAGGAAGCGCTTCCCGAAGGTTTCTGGCGCCCTGGAGGTCCAGCTCGACCAGTGCAGGTCGGCCTGCGGCGAGCCGCAGCTCGACGGGTTCGCGTGGGGTGCCGGAGCGGTGGGTGCCGCCGTGGATCTCCGCCCACTCGAGCAGGTCGCCCGCCGCGATCGCATCGCGGAAACGCTCGGCGGTGACGAAGTGGTAATCCCGACCGTCCACCTCGCCGGGGCGAGGAAGCCTGGTGGTCATCGAGACGCTGAACCACAGATCGGGCAACAACTCGCGTAGCCGGGCGACGACACTGCTCTTACCGACACCGGAGGGGCCGGCCAGTACAACCAGCCGGCCCCTCCTTGATGAAACACTCACTCGCTGCTGAATTCGGCGAGCAGCGCCTTGCGCTGCCGATCACCCAATCCACGCAGACGACGACTGGACGCGATTTCCAAGCGTTCCATGATCTGCTGGGCCCGGACTTTTCCGACTCCCGGAAGCGCTTCCAGCAGTGCGGACACCTTCATCTTGCCCAGGACCTCGTCGGCTTCCGCGTCGGTGAGCACCTGCTTCAAAGTGGTGCCACCGCGCTTCAGGCGCTCTTTCAATTCCGCCCTGGCGCGGCGGGCAGCAGCCGCTTTCTCCAATGCTGCGGCCCGCTGCTCCTCGGTCAGCTGGGGAAGGGCCACGATCTCCTCCGTGGTGTGGGTTCCTCTGGATCGGTGCCGCGACCGTACCGACCGCGTCTGACGCGGCACAACACGGGTCCGGCCTACCCAGGTGATTCTCACCTGGGCGTTCGCCTTCGGTGGCGCGGGCGCACAAGCTACCGCCATTCGTAGAGAGCCCATTACCCAGGGTGCCGATCAAGACGAAAGCGCTCTCGATCGACGGAACCCGATCGCGCGTTAAGATGATCATGATGGACGGACCGAGAACAACGAACCTGCTGGTTAACCCGATACGAAGGCCACGCCCGGGCACTTCGTGTCCTCCGAGGTGCCTGCGGTCCGCCGAGCTCTCGTGTCGCGTTCCACGCTGTCGGGCGCCTCGACGGTGTCTGCTCCTCCCTCCTTCCGGAGATCGGCCGCCGACACCGCCGAGGCGTGCCCGTGATGGGGTCGAGATCACGCCGAGATCGAGGGTCGATACCCGTCGTTCGTCGGCGGCGACACCGATGCGGCACCTCTCGCCCGCGCGGACGCCCCGAGTGCGGGTGGTGGGCGTCGGCCACCACGAGCCGGTCTCGACTCGCAGTGGTCGGCGGTCCACCCCCGCCACCGGACGGCCCCGTCACCGAGGGGCCCGGCCGGAGTCAGGCCGCCGGTTCGGTGAGCCGCGCGCGCAGCTCGCGAACCGCCGCCCGCAGCGCCTCGGCGTCCGGTCCGTGCCGCAGGACGTCGCGGGAACTGGTCGGCAGGACTCCTTCGAGGTTCGGCCCGAACAGGCGACGCAGATCCGCGACCGTGCCGCCCTGTGCTCCGAAACCCGGAGCGAGGATCGGTCCGTTCAAGCCGCTCAGATCGAGATTCAGCGTCGGCAGGTTCCCGCCGACCACAAGTCCTACCGCGCCCAATCGTGGAGCTCCCACGTTGAGCTGGGCGGCAGCGTCGACCATGCCCTGCGCCACACTGCGCTCGCCGTCCGCCTTCGAGGCGACCGCGTCCTGTACGGATGAGCCCTCCGGGTTGGAGGTGCGCGCGAGCACGAACACCCCGCGCCCCGATGCGCTCGCGGCCTCGAAGGCGGGTGCGAGCGAGTCGAAGCCCAGATACGGGGAGAGGGTGACCGCGTCCCCGGCCAGCGCCGAGCCCTCGGTCAGATAGGCCTTGGCGTAGGCGGTCATCGTGGAACCGATGTCGCCCCGCTTGGCGTCGACGAGAACCAGGGTTCCCCTG
This Actinoalloteichus hymeniacidonis DNA region includes the following protein-coding sequences:
- the rpoZ gene encoding DNA-directed RNA polymerase subunit omega, with amino-acid sequence MITPAELGGLGTPPSTALEGITNPPIDDLLEQVSSKYALVIYAAKRARQINDYYAQLGEGLLEYVGPLVEPGPREKPLSISLREIHAGVLEHTEGE
- the coaBC gene encoding bifunctional phosphopantothenoylcysteine decarboxylase/phosphopantothenate--cysteine ligase CoaBC — protein: MTTPSTPDPATESDPPSVILGVGGGIAAYKACEVLRGLTETGHRVRVVPTASALRFVGAATFEALSGLPVRTDVFTDVPEVPHVRLGQNADLVVVAPATADLIAKAANGLADDLLTNTLLTARCPVLLVPAMHTEMWEHPATRANVATLRERGVVVAEPASGRLTGADTGRGRLPDPAEIVELSRLLLARREALPRDLDGRRVLISAGGTREPLDPVRFLGNRSSGRQGYALARVAAQRGAEVTLVAANADLPTPAAVHVVRVGSAEELRTEMLRRAPDAEVVVMSAAVADFRPTLRAEHKIKKGASDPAALELVRNPDILAELVARRTPDTVIVGFAAETGDDAGDVLHHGRHKLQRKGCDLLVLNEVGEGRAFETEDNEGWLLYADGREQTLPRRAKSELASMVWDGVFPLLHA
- the pyrF gene encoding orotidine-5'-phosphate decarboxylase, with protein sequence MITTFGARLSAAMDARGPLCVGVDPHPALLTAWGLTDDLTGLRRFAEICVEALADEVAMLKPQSAFFESHGSGGIAVLEQLIADARARGTLVLVDAKRGDIGSTMTAYAKAYLTEGSALAGDAVTLSPYLGFDSLAPAFEAASASGRGVFVLARTSNPEGSSVQDAVASKADGERSVAQGMVDAAAQLNVGAPRLGAVGLVVGGNLPTLNLDLSGLNGPILAPGFGAQGGTVADLRRLFGPNLEGVLPTSSRDVLRHGPDAEALRAAVRELRARLTEPAA
- the gmk gene encoding guanylate kinase yields the protein MSVSSRRGRLVVLAGPSGVGKSSVVARLRELLPDLWFSVSMTTRLPRPGEVDGRDYHFVTAERFRDAIAAGDLLEWAEIHGGTHRSGTPREPVELRLAAGRPALVELDLQGARNLREALPEALTVFIAPPSWDVLVSRLVGRGTESDEVVRRRLETARRELAASDEFDVVVVNEDVEQAAEQLLTLLTGPDPRVEPRTSATGPSSRPQESST
- the mihF gene encoding integration host factor, actinobacterial type yields the protein MALPQLTEEQRAAALEKAAAARRARAELKERLKRGGTTLKQVLTDAEADEVLGKMKVSALLEALPGVGKVRAQQIMERLEIASSRRLRGLGDRQRKALLAEFSSE
- a CDS encoding GbsR/MarR family transcriptional regulator; the encoded protein is MSQDQAPDSGSPTAIEERDPDEIARFLERFALAFSNTGIPRMAARTFVAIMISDEGTRTAAELSAQFGVGASAISGAVKYLEQLRLVTRERDPGQRRDHYRVDADVWGTLFRRRLQWLEDWDRGAREGAELLGRSTPAGRRLSEMVEMMDFLAVELPAMLGRWYEHRDAIRAAAAG
- the metK gene encoding methionine adenosyltransferase, which codes for MSQHARRLFTSESVTEGHPDKICDAISDSVLDALLSKDPRSRVAVETMVTTGQVHVAGEVTTEAYADIPTIVREVILGIGYDSSAKGFDGHSCGVNVAIGSQSPDIAQGVDTAHESRVEGSEDEIARQGAGDQGLMFGYACSDTPELMPLPIALAHRLSRRLTSVRKNGELPYLRPDGKTQVTIEYAGDQPVRLDTVVVSTQHAADIDLDRMLGVDVRSKVVDPEIADLNLDVSDVRLLVNPTGRFVIGGPMGDAGLTGRKIIVDTYGGMSRHGGGAFSGKDPSKVDRSGAYAMRWVAKSVVAAGLASRVEVQVAYAIGKAAPVGLFVETFGTETVDPLKIQAAIAEVFDLRPGAIIRDLDLLRPIYAQTAAYGHFGRTDCALPWESTDRAEALKSIAGS